One Dreissena polymorpha isolate Duluth1 chromosome 9, UMN_Dpol_1.0, whole genome shotgun sequence genomic window carries:
- the LOC127846528 gene encoding uncharacterized protein LOC127846528 isoform X27 has protein sequence MAFYIDPSELPLQVQTRGGSLQVGDILQLFCTRTQYQLPGPFAGNQCTSMSITAISYWHLYLADREPTPADVEAILDAGNMLHYELRLEHELSFDDDCRVALDDLPKYQPIKIKHAFRAPFCFTLAILPVYVLTSPNIHGELIKTIFDFLKEAPNSKLFVLSISLYSYGIVKCHDNLLWLYDSHGNFDTYRGAKLVPKASFFRFQSLSELEAFLVDKHDSGKYGLAGEFEISSEQHEEVGHIEISLEQHKEVGHIEISSEQHEEVGHIEISSEQHEEVGHIEISSEQHEEVGHIEISSEQHEKVGHIERDLETKLEVGNVEAVLNSQPEAQTQPESPTNMPQSEEGTPPLWRGEPDDDDASPYVGLMGSRD, from the exons GCGACATACTGCAGTTATTCTGCACTAGGACCCAGTACCAGTTGCCTGGACCATTCGCCGGGAACCAGTGTACATCAATGTCCATTACTGCCATCTCATACTGGCACTTGTACCTGGCTGACCGGGAACCGACACCTGCTGATGTGGAAGCCATTCTGGACGCAGGGAACATGCTCCACTATGAGCTGCG ATTAGAGCACGAGCTTAGCTTCGATGACGATTGCAGAGTGGCACTTGACGATCTGCCAAAATATCAACCTATCAAAATTAAGCACGCGTTTAGGGCGCCTTTTTGTTTCACTTTGGCAATACTTCCTGTATATGTGTTGACCTCCCCAAACATACATGGTGAATTAATCAAGACAATTTTT gatTTCTTAAAAGAGGCACCAAATtctaaattatttgtattatcaatCTCCCTATACTCTTACGGAATCGTCAAGTGCCATGACAATCTGCTCTGGCTGTATGACAGTCACGGCAACTTTGACACATACAGAGGAGCTAAACTTGTGCCAAAGGCAAGCTTTTTCAG GTTCCAAAGCCTATCCGAGCTTGAGGCATTTTTGGTGGACAAACACGACTCTGGTAAGTATGGCCTGGCTGGTGAGTTCGAGATCTCATCAGAGCAACATGAAGAAGTGGGCCACATTGAGATCTCATTAGAGCAACATAAAGAAGTGGGCCACATTGAGATCTCATCAGAGCAACATGAAGAAGTGGGCCACATTGAGATCTCATCAGAGCAACATGAAGAAGTGGGCCACATTGAGATCTCATCAGAGCAACATGAAGAA GTGGGCCACATTGAGATCTCATCAGAGCAACATGAAAAAGTGGGCCACATTGAGAGAGATCTTGAAACAAAGCTAGAGGTGGGCAATGTTGAGGCAGTCTTGAACTCACAGCCAGAGGCACAGACGCAGCCAGAATCACCAACAAATAT GCCTCAATCTGAGGAAGGCACACCACCACTGTGGCGCGGGGAACCGGACGATGACGATGCCAGTCCATATGTGGGTCTCATGGGGTCGAGGGATTAA
- the LOC127846528 gene encoding uncharacterized protein LOC127846528 isoform X6 yields the protein MAFYIDPSELPLQVQTRGGSLQVGDILQLFCTRTQYQLPGPFAGNQCTSMSITAISYWHLYLADREPTPADVEAILDAGNMLHYELRLEHELSFDDDCRVALDDLPKYQPIKIKHAFRAPFCFTLAILPVYVLTSPNIHGELIKTIFDFLKEAPNSKLFVLSISLYSYGIVKCHDNLLWLYDSHGNFDTYRGAKLVPKASFFRFQSLSELEAFLVDKHDSGKYGLAGEFEISSEQHEEVGHIEISLEQHKEVGHIEISSEQHEEVGHIEISSEQHEEVGHIEISSEQHEEVGHIEISSEQHEEVGPIEISSEQHEEVGHIEISSEQHEKVGHIERDLETKLEVGNVEAVLNSQPEAQTQPESPTNMPQSEEGTPPLWRGEPDDDDASPYVGLMGSRD from the exons GCGACATACTGCAGTTATTCTGCACTAGGACCCAGTACCAGTTGCCTGGACCATTCGCCGGGAACCAGTGTACATCAATGTCCATTACTGCCATCTCATACTGGCACTTGTACCTGGCTGACCGGGAACCGACACCTGCTGATGTGGAAGCCATTCTGGACGCAGGGAACATGCTCCACTATGAGCTGCG ATTAGAGCACGAGCTTAGCTTCGATGACGATTGCAGAGTGGCACTTGACGATCTGCCAAAATATCAACCTATCAAAATTAAGCACGCGTTTAGGGCGCCTTTTTGTTTCACTTTGGCAATACTTCCTGTATATGTGTTGACCTCCCCAAACATACATGGTGAATTAATCAAGACAATTTTT gatTTCTTAAAAGAGGCACCAAATtctaaattatttgtattatcaatCTCCCTATACTCTTACGGAATCGTCAAGTGCCATGACAATCTGCTCTGGCTGTATGACAGTCACGGCAACTTTGACACATACAGAGGAGCTAAACTTGTGCCAAAGGCAAGCTTTTTCAG GTTCCAAAGCCTATCCGAGCTTGAGGCATTTTTGGTGGACAAACACGACTCTGGTAAGTATGGCCTGGCTGGTGAGTTCGAGATCTCATCAGAGCAACATGAAGAAGTGGGCCACATTGAGATCTCATTAGAGCAACATAAAGAAGTGGGCCACATTGAGATCTCATCAGAGCAACATGAAGAAGTGGGCCACATTGAGATCTCATCAGAGCAACATGAAGAAGTGGGCCACATTGAGATCTCATCAGAGCAACATGAAGAAGTGGGCCACATTGAGATCTCATCAGAGCAACATGAAGAGGTGGGCCCCATTGAGATCTCATCAGAGCAACATGAAGAA GTGGGCCACATTGAGATCTCATCAGAGCAACATGAAAAAGTGGGCCACATTGAGAGAGATCTTGAAACAAAGCTAGAGGTGGGCAATGTTGAGGCAGTCTTGAACTCACAGCCAGAGGCACAGACGCAGCCAGAATCACCAACAAATAT GCCTCAATCTGAGGAAGGCACACCACCACTGTGGCGCGGGGAACCGGACGATGACGATGCCAGTCCATATGTGGGTCTCATGGGGTCGAGGGATTAA
- the LOC127846528 gene encoding uncharacterized protein LOC127846528 isoform X5 codes for MAFYIDPSELPLQVQTRGGSLQVGDILQLFCTRTQYQLPGPFAGNQCTSMSITAISYWHLYLADREPTPADVEAILDAGNMLHYELRLEHELSFDDDCRVALDDLPKYQPIKIKHAFRAPFCFTLAILPVYVLTSPNIHGELIKTIFDFLKEAPNSKLFVLSISLYSYGIVKCHDNLLWLYDSHGNFDTYRGAKLVPKASFFRFQSLSELEAFLVDKHDSGKYGLAGEFEISSEQHEEVGHIEISLEQHKEVGHIEISSEQHEEVGHIEISSEQHEEVGHIEISSEQHEEVGHIEISSEQHEEVGPIEISSEQHEEVGHIEISSEQHEEVGHIEISSEQHEKVGHIERDLETKLEVGNVEAVLNSQPEAQTQPESPTNMPQSEEGTPPLWRGEPDDDDASPYVGLMGSRD; via the exons GCGACATACTGCAGTTATTCTGCACTAGGACCCAGTACCAGTTGCCTGGACCATTCGCCGGGAACCAGTGTACATCAATGTCCATTACTGCCATCTCATACTGGCACTTGTACCTGGCTGACCGGGAACCGACACCTGCTGATGTGGAAGCCATTCTGGACGCAGGGAACATGCTCCACTATGAGCTGCG ATTAGAGCACGAGCTTAGCTTCGATGACGATTGCAGAGTGGCACTTGACGATCTGCCAAAATATCAACCTATCAAAATTAAGCACGCGTTTAGGGCGCCTTTTTGTTTCACTTTGGCAATACTTCCTGTATATGTGTTGACCTCCCCAAACATACATGGTGAATTAATCAAGACAATTTTT gatTTCTTAAAAGAGGCACCAAATtctaaattatttgtattatcaatCTCCCTATACTCTTACGGAATCGTCAAGTGCCATGACAATCTGCTCTGGCTGTATGACAGTCACGGCAACTTTGACACATACAGAGGAGCTAAACTTGTGCCAAAGGCAAGCTTTTTCAG GTTCCAAAGCCTATCCGAGCTTGAGGCATTTTTGGTGGACAAACACGACTCTGGTAAGTATGGCCTGGCTGGTGAGTTCGAGATCTCATCAGAGCAACATGAAGAAGTGGGCCACATTGAGATCTCATTAGAGCAACATAAAGAAGTGGGCCACATTGAGATCTCATCAGAGCAACATGAAGAAGTGGGCCACATTGAGATCTCATCAGAGCAACATGAAGAAGTGGGCCACATTGAGATCTCATCAGAGCAACATGAAGAAGTGGGCCACATTGAGATCTCATCAGAGCAACATGAAGAGGTGGGCCCCATTGAGATCTCATCAGAGCAACATGAAGAAGTGGGCCATATTGAGATCTCATCAGAGCAACATGAAGAA GTGGGCCACATTGAGATCTCATCAGAGCAACATGAAAAAGTGGGCCACATTGAGAGAGATCTTGAAACAAAGCTAGAGGTGGGCAATGTTGAGGCAGTCTTGAACTCACAGCCAGAGGCACAGACGCAGCCAGAATCACCAACAAATAT GCCTCAATCTGAGGAAGGCACACCACCACTGTGGCGCGGGGAACCGGACGATGACGATGCCAGTCCATATGTGGGTCTCATGGGGTCGAGGGATTAA
- the LOC127846528 gene encoding uncharacterized protein LOC127846528 isoform X17 translates to MAFYIDPSELPLQVQTRGGSLQVGDILQLFCTRTQYQLPGPFAGNQCTSMSITAISYWHLYLADREPTPADVEAILDAGNMLHYELRLEHELSFDDDCRVALDDLPKYQPIKIKHAFRAPFCFTLAILPVYVLTSPNIHGELIKTIFDFLKEAPNSKLFVLSISLYSYGIVKCHDNLLWLYDSHGNFDTYRGAKLVPKASFFRFQSLSELEAFLVDKHDSGKYGLAGEFEISSEQHEEVGHIEISLEQHKEVGHIEISSEQHEEVGPIEISSEQHEEVGHIEISSEQHEEVGHIEISLEQHEEVGHIEISSEQHEKVGHIERDLETKLEVGNVEAVLNSQPEAQTQPESPTNMPQSEEGTPPLWRGEPDDDDASPYVGLMGSRD, encoded by the exons GCGACATACTGCAGTTATTCTGCACTAGGACCCAGTACCAGTTGCCTGGACCATTCGCCGGGAACCAGTGTACATCAATGTCCATTACTGCCATCTCATACTGGCACTTGTACCTGGCTGACCGGGAACCGACACCTGCTGATGTGGAAGCCATTCTGGACGCAGGGAACATGCTCCACTATGAGCTGCG ATTAGAGCACGAGCTTAGCTTCGATGACGATTGCAGAGTGGCACTTGACGATCTGCCAAAATATCAACCTATCAAAATTAAGCACGCGTTTAGGGCGCCTTTTTGTTTCACTTTGGCAATACTTCCTGTATATGTGTTGACCTCCCCAAACATACATGGTGAATTAATCAAGACAATTTTT gatTTCTTAAAAGAGGCACCAAATtctaaattatttgtattatcaatCTCCCTATACTCTTACGGAATCGTCAAGTGCCATGACAATCTGCTCTGGCTGTATGACAGTCACGGCAACTTTGACACATACAGAGGAGCTAAACTTGTGCCAAAGGCAAGCTTTTTCAG GTTCCAAAGCCTATCCGAGCTTGAGGCATTTTTGGTGGACAAACACGACTCTGGTAAGTATGGCCTGGCTGGTGAGTTCGAGATCTCATCAGAGCAACATGAAGAAGTGGGCCACATTGAGATCTCATTAGAGCAACATAAAGAAGTGGGCCACATTGAGATCTCATCAGAGCAACATGAAGAA GTGGGCCCCATTGAGATCTCATCAGAGCAACATGAAGAAGTGGGCCATATTGAGATCTCATCAGAGCAACATGAAGAAGTGGGCCACATTGAGATCTCATTAGAGCAACATGAAGAGGTGGGCCACATTGAGATCTCATCAGAGCAACATGAAAAAGTGGGCCACATTGAGAGAGATCTTGAAACAAAGCTAGAGGTGGGCAATGTTGAGGCAGTCTTGAACTCACAGCCAGAGGCACAGACGCAGCCAGAATCACCAACAAATAT GCCTCAATCTGAGGAAGGCACACCACCACTGTGGCGCGGGGAACCGGACGATGACGATGCCAGTCCATATGTGGGTCTCATGGGGTCGAGGGATTAA
- the LOC127846528 gene encoding uncharacterized protein LOC127846528 isoform X9 yields MAFYIDPSELPLQVQTRGGSLQVGDILQLFCTRTQYQLPGPFAGNQCTSMSITAISYWHLYLADREPTPADVEAILDAGNMLHYELRLEHELSFDDDCRVALDDLPKYQPIKIKHAFRAPFCFTLAILPVYVLTSPNIHGELIKTIFDFLKEAPNSKLFVLSISLYSYGIVKCHDNLLWLYDSHGNFDTYRGAKLVPKASFFRFQSLSELEAFLVDKHDSGKYGLAGEFEISSEQHEEVGHIEISLEQHKEVGHIEISSEQHEEVGHIEISSEQHEEVGHIEISSEQHEEVGPIEISSEQHEEVGHIEISSEQHEEVGHIEISSEQHEKVGHIERDLETKLEVGNVEAVLNSQPEAQTQPESPTNMPQSEEGTPPLWRGEPDDDDASPYVGLMGSRD; encoded by the exons GCGACATACTGCAGTTATTCTGCACTAGGACCCAGTACCAGTTGCCTGGACCATTCGCCGGGAACCAGTGTACATCAATGTCCATTACTGCCATCTCATACTGGCACTTGTACCTGGCTGACCGGGAACCGACACCTGCTGATGTGGAAGCCATTCTGGACGCAGGGAACATGCTCCACTATGAGCTGCG ATTAGAGCACGAGCTTAGCTTCGATGACGATTGCAGAGTGGCACTTGACGATCTGCCAAAATATCAACCTATCAAAATTAAGCACGCGTTTAGGGCGCCTTTTTGTTTCACTTTGGCAATACTTCCTGTATATGTGTTGACCTCCCCAAACATACATGGTGAATTAATCAAGACAATTTTT gatTTCTTAAAAGAGGCACCAAATtctaaattatttgtattatcaatCTCCCTATACTCTTACGGAATCGTCAAGTGCCATGACAATCTGCTCTGGCTGTATGACAGTCACGGCAACTTTGACACATACAGAGGAGCTAAACTTGTGCCAAAGGCAAGCTTTTTCAG GTTCCAAAGCCTATCCGAGCTTGAGGCATTTTTGGTGGACAAACACGACTCTGGTAAGTATGGCCTGGCTGGTGAGTTCGAGATCTCATCAGAGCAACATGAAGAAGTGGGCCACATTGAGATCTCATTAGAGCAACATAAAGAAGTGGGCCACATTGAGATCTCATCAGAGCAACATGAAGAAGTGGGCCACATTGAGATCTCATCAGAGCAACATGAAGAAGTGGGCCACATTGAGATCTCATCAGAGCAACATGAAGAA GTGGGCCCCATTGAGATCTCATCAGAGCAACATGAAGAAGTGGGCCATATTGAGATCTCATCAGAGCAACATGAAGAA GTGGGCCACATTGAGATCTCATCAGAGCAACATGAAAAAGTGGGCCACATTGAGAGAGATCTTGAAACAAAGCTAGAGGTGGGCAATGTTGAGGCAGTCTTGAACTCACAGCCAGAGGCACAGACGCAGCCAGAATCACCAACAAATAT GCCTCAATCTGAGGAAGGCACACCACCACTGTGGCGCGGGGAACCGGACGATGACGATGCCAGTCCATATGTGGGTCTCATGGGGTCGAGGGATTAA
- the LOC127846528 gene encoding uncharacterized protein LOC127846528 isoform X4 produces MAFYIDPSELPLQVQTRGGSLQVGDILQLFCTRTQYQLPGPFAGNQCTSMSITAISYWHLYLADREPTPADVEAILDAGNMLHYELRLEHELSFDDDCRVALDDLPKYQPIKIKHAFRAPFCFTLAILPVYVLTSPNIHGELIKTIFDFLKEAPNSKLFVLSISLYSYGIVKCHDNLLWLYDSHGNFDTYRGAKLVPKASFFRFQSLSELEAFLVDKHDSGKYGLAGEFEISSEQHEEVGHIEISLEQHKEVGHIEISSEQHEEVGHIEISSEQHEEVGHIEISSEQHEEVGPIEISSEQHEEVGHIEISSEQHEEVGHIEISLEQHEEVGHIEISSEQHEKVGHIERDLETKLEVGNVEAVLNSQPEAQTQPESPTNMPQSEEGTPPLWRGEPDDDDASPYVGLMGSRD; encoded by the exons GCGACATACTGCAGTTATTCTGCACTAGGACCCAGTACCAGTTGCCTGGACCATTCGCCGGGAACCAGTGTACATCAATGTCCATTACTGCCATCTCATACTGGCACTTGTACCTGGCTGACCGGGAACCGACACCTGCTGATGTGGAAGCCATTCTGGACGCAGGGAACATGCTCCACTATGAGCTGCG ATTAGAGCACGAGCTTAGCTTCGATGACGATTGCAGAGTGGCACTTGACGATCTGCCAAAATATCAACCTATCAAAATTAAGCACGCGTTTAGGGCGCCTTTTTGTTTCACTTTGGCAATACTTCCTGTATATGTGTTGACCTCCCCAAACATACATGGTGAATTAATCAAGACAATTTTT gatTTCTTAAAAGAGGCACCAAATtctaaattatttgtattatcaatCTCCCTATACTCTTACGGAATCGTCAAGTGCCATGACAATCTGCTCTGGCTGTATGACAGTCACGGCAACTTTGACACATACAGAGGAGCTAAACTTGTGCCAAAGGCAAGCTTTTTCAG GTTCCAAAGCCTATCCGAGCTTGAGGCATTTTTGGTGGACAAACACGACTCTGGTAAGTATGGCCTGGCTGGTGAGTTCGAGATCTCATCAGAGCAACATGAAGAAGTGGGCCACATTGAGATCTCATTAGAGCAACATAAAGAAGTGGGCCACATTGAGATCTCATCAGAGCAACATGAAGAAGTGGGCCACATTGAGATCTCATCAGAGCAACATGAAGAAGTGGGCCACATTGAGATCTCATCAGAGCAACATGAAGAA GTGGGCCCCATTGAGATCTCATCAGAGCAACATGAAGAAGTGGGCCATATTGAGATCTCATCAGAGCAACATGAAGAAGTGGGCCACATTGAGATCTCATTAGAGCAACATGAAGAGGTGGGCCACATTGAGATCTCATCAGAGCAACATGAAAAAGTGGGCCACATTGAGAGAGATCTTGAAACAAAGCTAGAGGTGGGCAATGTTGAGGCAGTCTTGAACTCACAGCCAGAGGCACAGACGCAGCCAGAATCACCAACAAATAT GCCTCAATCTGAGGAAGGCACACCACCACTGTGGCGCGGGGAACCGGACGATGACGATGCCAGTCCATATGTGGGTCTCATGGGGTCGAGGGATTAA
- the LOC127846528 gene encoding uncharacterized protein LOC127846528 isoform X7 encodes MAFYIDPSELPLQVQTRGGSLQVGDILQLFCTRTQYQLPGPFAGNQCTSMSITAISYWHLYLADREPTPADVEAILDAGNMLHYELRLEHELSFDDDCRVALDDLPKYQPIKIKHAFRAPFCFTLAILPVYVLTSPNIHGELIKTIFDFLKEAPNSKLFVLSISLYSYGIVKCHDNLLWLYDSHGNFDTYRGAKLVPKASFFRFQSLSELEAFLVDKHDSGKYGLAGEFEISSEQHEEVGHIEISLEQHKEVGHIEISSEQHEEVGHIEISSEQHEEVGPIEISSEQHEEVGHIEISSEQHEEVGHIEISLEQHEEVGHIEISSEQHEKVGHIERDLETKLEVGNVEAVLNSQPEAQTQPESPTNMPQSEEGTPPLWRGEPDDDDASPYVGLMGSRD; translated from the exons GCGACATACTGCAGTTATTCTGCACTAGGACCCAGTACCAGTTGCCTGGACCATTCGCCGGGAACCAGTGTACATCAATGTCCATTACTGCCATCTCATACTGGCACTTGTACCTGGCTGACCGGGAACCGACACCTGCTGATGTGGAAGCCATTCTGGACGCAGGGAACATGCTCCACTATGAGCTGCG ATTAGAGCACGAGCTTAGCTTCGATGACGATTGCAGAGTGGCACTTGACGATCTGCCAAAATATCAACCTATCAAAATTAAGCACGCGTTTAGGGCGCCTTTTTGTTTCACTTTGGCAATACTTCCTGTATATGTGTTGACCTCCCCAAACATACATGGTGAATTAATCAAGACAATTTTT gatTTCTTAAAAGAGGCACCAAATtctaaattatttgtattatcaatCTCCCTATACTCTTACGGAATCGTCAAGTGCCATGACAATCTGCTCTGGCTGTATGACAGTCACGGCAACTTTGACACATACAGAGGAGCTAAACTTGTGCCAAAGGCAAGCTTTTTCAG GTTCCAAAGCCTATCCGAGCTTGAGGCATTTTTGGTGGACAAACACGACTCTGGTAAGTATGGCCTGGCTGGTGAGTTCGAGATCTCATCAGAGCAACATGAAGAAGTGGGCCACATTGAGATCTCATTAGAGCAACATAAAGAAGTGGGCCACATTGAGATCTCATCAGAGCAACATGAAGAAGTGGGCCACATTGAGATCTCATCAGAGCAACATGAAGAA GTGGGCCCCATTGAGATCTCATCAGAGCAACATGAAGAAGTGGGCCATATTGAGATCTCATCAGAGCAACATGAAGAAGTGGGCCACATTGAGATCTCATTAGAGCAACATGAAGAGGTGGGCCACATTGAGATCTCATCAGAGCAACATGAAAAAGTGGGCCACATTGAGAGAGATCTTGAAACAAAGCTAGAGGTGGGCAATGTTGAGGCAGTCTTGAACTCACAGCCAGAGGCACAGACGCAGCCAGAATCACCAACAAATAT GCCTCAATCTGAGGAAGGCACACCACCACTGTGGCGCGGGGAACCGGACGATGACGATGCCAGTCCATATGTGGGTCTCATGGGGTCGAGGGATTAA
- the LOC127846528 gene encoding uncharacterized protein LOC127846528 isoform X38 encodes MAFYIDPSELPLQVQTRGGSLQVGDILQLFCTRTQYQLPGPFAGNQCTSMSITAISYWHLYLADREPTPADVEAILDAGNMLHYELRLEHELSFDDDCRVALDDLPKYQPIKIKHAFRAPFCFTLAILPVYVLTSPNIHGELIKTIFDFLKEAPNSKLFVLSISLYSYGIVKCHDNLLWLYDSHGNFDTYRGAKLVPKASFFRFQSLSELEAFLVDKHDSGKYGLAGEFEISSEQHEEVGHIEISLEQHKEVGHIEISSEQHEEVGPIEISSEQHEEVGHIEISSEQHEKVGHIERDLETKLEVGNVEAVLNSQPEAQTQPESPTNMPQSEEGTPPLWRGEPDDDDASPYVGLMGSRD; translated from the exons GCGACATACTGCAGTTATTCTGCACTAGGACCCAGTACCAGTTGCCTGGACCATTCGCCGGGAACCAGTGTACATCAATGTCCATTACTGCCATCTCATACTGGCACTTGTACCTGGCTGACCGGGAACCGACACCTGCTGATGTGGAAGCCATTCTGGACGCAGGGAACATGCTCCACTATGAGCTGCG ATTAGAGCACGAGCTTAGCTTCGATGACGATTGCAGAGTGGCACTTGACGATCTGCCAAAATATCAACCTATCAAAATTAAGCACGCGTTTAGGGCGCCTTTTTGTTTCACTTTGGCAATACTTCCTGTATATGTGTTGACCTCCCCAAACATACATGGTGAATTAATCAAGACAATTTTT gatTTCTTAAAAGAGGCACCAAATtctaaattatttgtattatcaatCTCCCTATACTCTTACGGAATCGTCAAGTGCCATGACAATCTGCTCTGGCTGTATGACAGTCACGGCAACTTTGACACATACAGAGGAGCTAAACTTGTGCCAAAGGCAAGCTTTTTCAG GTTCCAAAGCCTATCCGAGCTTGAGGCATTTTTGGTGGACAAACACGACTCTGGTAAGTATGGCCTGGCTGGTGAGTTCGAGATCTCATCAGAGCAACATGAAGAAGTGGGCCACATTGAGATCTCATTAGAGCAACATAAAGAAGTGGGCCACATTGAGATCTCATCAGAGCAACATGAAGAA GTGGGCCCCATTGAGATCTCATCAGAGCAACATGAAGAA GTGGGCCACATTGAGATCTCATCAGAGCAACATGAAAAAGTGGGCCACATTGAGAGAGATCTTGAAACAAAGCTAGAGGTGGGCAATGTTGAGGCAGTCTTGAACTCACAGCCAGAGGCACAGACGCAGCCAGAATCACCAACAAATAT GCCTCAATCTGAGGAAGGCACACCACCACTGTGGCGCGGGGAACCGGACGATGACGATGCCAGTCCATATGTGGGTCTCATGGGGTCGAGGGATTAA
- the LOC127846528 gene encoding uncharacterized protein LOC127846528 isoform X19, which translates to MAFYIDPSELPLQVQTRGGSLQVGDILQLFCTRTQYQLPGPFAGNQCTSMSITAISYWHLYLADREPTPADVEAILDAGNMLHYELRLEHELSFDDDCRVALDDLPKYQPIKIKHAFRAPFCFTLAILPVYVLTSPNIHGELIKTIFDFLKEAPNSKLFVLSISLYSYGIVKCHDNLLWLYDSHGNFDTYRGAKLVPKASFFRFQSLSELEAFLVDKHDSGKYGLAGEFEISSEQHEEVGHIEISLEQHKEVGHIEISSEQHEEVGHIEISSEQHEEVGHIEISSEQHEEVGPIEISSEQHEEVGHIEISSEQHEKVGHIERDLETKLEVGNVEAVLNSQPEAQTQPESPTNMPQSEEGTPPLWRGEPDDDDASPYVGLMGSRD; encoded by the exons GCGACATACTGCAGTTATTCTGCACTAGGACCCAGTACCAGTTGCCTGGACCATTCGCCGGGAACCAGTGTACATCAATGTCCATTACTGCCATCTCATACTGGCACTTGTACCTGGCTGACCGGGAACCGACACCTGCTGATGTGGAAGCCATTCTGGACGCAGGGAACATGCTCCACTATGAGCTGCG ATTAGAGCACGAGCTTAGCTTCGATGACGATTGCAGAGTGGCACTTGACGATCTGCCAAAATATCAACCTATCAAAATTAAGCACGCGTTTAGGGCGCCTTTTTGTTTCACTTTGGCAATACTTCCTGTATATGTGTTGACCTCCCCAAACATACATGGTGAATTAATCAAGACAATTTTT gatTTCTTAAAAGAGGCACCAAATtctaaattatttgtattatcaatCTCCCTATACTCTTACGGAATCGTCAAGTGCCATGACAATCTGCTCTGGCTGTATGACAGTCACGGCAACTTTGACACATACAGAGGAGCTAAACTTGTGCCAAAGGCAAGCTTTTTCAG GTTCCAAAGCCTATCCGAGCTTGAGGCATTTTTGGTGGACAAACACGACTCTGGTAAGTATGGCCTGGCTGGTGAGTTCGAGATCTCATCAGAGCAACATGAAGAAGTGGGCCACATTGAGATCTCATTAGAGCAACATAAAGAAGTGGGCCACATTGAGATCTCATCAGAGCAACATGAAGAAGTGGGCCACATTGAGATCTCATCAGAGCAACATGAAGAAGTGGGCCACATTGAGATCTCATCAGAGCAACATGAAGAA GTGGGCCCCATTGAGATCTCATCAGAGCAACATGAAGAA GTGGGCCACATTGAGATCTCATCAGAGCAACATGAAAAAGTGGGCCACATTGAGAGAGATCTTGAAACAAAGCTAGAGGTGGGCAATGTTGAGGCAGTCTTGAACTCACAGCCAGAGGCACAGACGCAGCCAGAATCACCAACAAATAT GCCTCAATCTGAGGAAGGCACACCACCACTGTGGCGCGGGGAACCGGACGATGACGATGCCAGTCCATATGTGGGTCTCATGGGGTCGAGGGATTAA